A single Echinimonas agarilytica DNA region contains:
- a CDS encoding MerR family DNA-binding protein yields the protein MKISEVAEKAGLTVKAVRYYENVGLIPKPARQQNGYRSYDDSVLPILNLIHRSRAAGFSVDECRELIELFNNPARHSADVHELICQKVEAIEKQQAQLEHIKEHLIALASRCENNEKSTCSILASLTK from the coding sequence ATGAAAATTTCCGAAGTGGCAGAAAAAGCAGGGTTGACGGTTAAGGCCGTCAGATATTATGAAAATGTAGGTTTAATCCCAAAGCCAGCTCGACAGCAAAACGGGTATCGAAGCTATGACGATTCAGTGCTTCCGATCCTCAACTTGATTCATCGGTCAAGAGCCGCAGGTTTTTCTGTTGACGAGTGTCGGGAGTTGATTGAGCTGTTCAACAACCCAGCACGTCATAGTGCAGACGTACATGAGCTTATTTGCCAAAAAGTTGAAGCTATTGAAAAGCAACAAGCTCAGTTGGAACACATCAAAGAACACTTGATTGCGTTGGCTAGTCGATGTGAGAACAATGAAAAATCAACATGCTCAATTTTAGCTTCATTGACCAAGTGA
- a CDS encoding TolC family protein, whose amino-acid sequence MMNRNRNLRLCALVVASFLPLAHTSGVWAEETKLSLAKAVNLALSGDIWQEGNKLNGQAFLSEATAASSLPDPRINISAANIPTDTFNFDQEGMTQLKVGVSQMFPRGDTLQLRREQGKEKNELTLIAAKVRSAKVTSLVSQIYLDAWLAQHIADLIENNRYLFEQLVDVTEKGYTSAAGNTRQQDLIRADLELARLDERVLRIRQQFDTNLQLLLEWLPPEAIANALTIDAPEIEPLAVFKAGELSALTRVLAKHPTVRGIEQQREIANTDVEIAKQSYKPEWGLTASYGYRQDDPYGNSRADFLSVGVTFDLPVFTESRQDKQVDAARYRALSVETERQLLLRKLSAEFESLTAQINRLERRELQYSQKLLQQTNQQADSALNAYTADRGDFAEVMRAYIAVLNTQIEASQIQVERLKKVVQLNYLLAGEVI is encoded by the coding sequence ATGATGAACCGAAATCGTAACTTGCGCCTGTGTGCGCTGGTAGTTGCTTCATTTTTGCCCTTGGCTCACACCTCAGGAGTTTGGGCTGAAGAAACCAAACTATCGTTGGCTAAAGCTGTCAATCTGGCGCTATCTGGCGATATTTGGCAAGAGGGAAACAAACTCAATGGGCAAGCATTTTTGAGTGAGGCGACTGCCGCAAGCTCTTTGCCTGATCCGAGAATAAACATCTCCGCAGCAAATATTCCAACGGACACTTTCAACTTCGACCAAGAAGGTATGACGCAGCTGAAAGTTGGCGTGAGTCAAATGTTTCCCCGAGGGGATACACTGCAGCTGCGACGTGAGCAGGGAAAAGAAAAAAATGAGCTTACGTTAATTGCTGCAAAAGTTAGATCTGCCAAAGTCACTTCACTCGTCAGTCAAATATACCTAGACGCATGGCTAGCTCAACATATTGCAGATTTAATCGAAAACAATCGATATTTGTTCGAGCAATTGGTTGATGTAACCGAAAAAGGGTACACATCTGCTGCAGGCAACACTCGCCAGCAGGACTTAATTAGAGCCGACTTGGAGCTGGCTCGTTTAGATGAGCGCGTATTAAGAATTCGACAACAATTCGACACTAATCTCCAATTGCTATTGGAATGGTTACCACCTGAAGCAATAGCAAATGCGCTAACGATCGACGCCCCTGAAATCGAACCACTAGCTGTATTCAAAGCTGGAGAATTAAGTGCGTTGACACGAGTGCTGGCCAAGCATCCAACAGTAAGAGGTATTGAGCAACAACGAGAAATTGCAAATACCGATGTTGAAATAGCTAAGCAAAGTTACAAACCAGAGTGGGGACTGACCGCAAGCTATGGTTATCGTCAAGATGATCCTTACGGCAACAGTCGCGCTGATTTTTTATCAGTAGGGGTCACTTTTGATTTGCCTGTTTTCACCGAGTCTCGCCAAGACAAGCAAGTCGATGCTGCTCGCTATCGAGCACTCTCCGTTGAAACCGAACGCCAACTGCTATTGCGAAAGTTGAGCGCCGAATTTGAATCGCTCACTGCTCAAATCAACCGATTAGAACGACGTGAACTTCAATACAGCCAAAAGTTGTTGCAGCAAACCAATCAGCAGGCCGACTCAGCTTTGAATGCTTACACCGCTGATCGTGGAGACTTTGCAGAAGTCATGCGTGCATACATTGCTGTTCTCAACACTCAGATTGAAGCTAGCCAAATTCAAGTCGAGCGTTTGAAAAAGGTTGTGCAGCTCAACTACTTACTAGCCGGTGAAGTTATTTAA
- a CDS encoding efflux RND transporter periplasmic adaptor subunit, which translates to MNTFVKTSLTITVGVVLGAAGYHVLSPTLTLQHQSAADEPLYWVAPMDPNYRRDQPGKSPMGMDLIPVYADSEGANSPGTVTISPEVENNLGVRVINVSHQPFHSEINTVGYVGFNEDALIHVHPRVEGWLETLFVKVEGERVTQGDPLFSIYSPELVNAQEELLLALDRKSTKLIKSAKERLRALQVPESQIQAVVENRAVSRTVTIVAPQSGVIANLDVYEGFFVKPGKTILSVGPLDEIWVTAELFERQANLVNVGDKVSMTLDYAPGREWQGRVDYIYPMLDQDNRTARVRLRFANKNETLKPNMFAQVAIHADSDKDTLIVPREALIRTGSQDRVVLAMGEGKYKSVAVQVGRIDSEQAELIAGVQQGDSIVSSSQFLLDSESSISSDFLRMSSADTALAKTVWAEGVVKSVNPLDREVTVEHEPVDAWQWPAMTMKFGVAEVVDIELLTPETHLHFEIAEANNAYSIQGIHIISSGPDRSSTSAGEHSGHKEMDHSQHQTMEHNGHKEMDHSQHQTMNHSDHEGMDHRQHQTMNHSDHEGLAHSQHQSMNHSDHEGMDRSQHQTMEHSGHEGMDHSQHSGSASNSNKAKSGEQQ; encoded by the coding sequence ATGAATACTTTTGTCAAAACATCACTAACAATAACCGTGGGTGTTGTGTTAGGTGCCGCTGGTTACCATGTGTTGAGTCCGACGCTAACTCTTCAACATCAAAGCGCGGCTGATGAACCGCTCTATTGGGTTGCGCCTATGGACCCCAATTACCGAAGAGATCAACCAGGAAAGTCTCCAATGGGAATGGATTTGATTCCTGTTTATGCAGACAGCGAAGGTGCAAATAGTCCCGGAACAGTGACCATTTCTCCCGAAGTTGAAAACAACCTAGGCGTCAGAGTAATCAACGTGAGTCACCAACCTTTCCATTCGGAAATTAACACGGTTGGCTACGTAGGCTTCAACGAGGATGCGCTAATTCACGTTCACCCTCGCGTTGAAGGCTGGCTTGAGACGTTATTCGTCAAAGTTGAAGGTGAGCGAGTGACTCAGGGGGATCCGCTATTTTCGATATATTCGCCAGAGCTCGTCAATGCTCAAGAAGAACTTCTTCTTGCTCTAGATAGAAAAAGTACAAAACTCATCAAGTCCGCTAAAGAGCGCCTGAGAGCATTGCAGGTTCCCGAATCCCAAATACAAGCTGTTGTCGAGAATAGAGCAGTGTCTCGGACGGTAACAATTGTGGCACCTCAATCGGGTGTAATTGCCAATCTCGATGTGTATGAGGGGTTCTTCGTCAAGCCCGGCAAGACAATTTTGTCAGTGGGGCCTCTGGATGAAATTTGGGTTACGGCAGAGTTATTCGAAAGACAAGCTAACTTAGTCAATGTGGGTGACAAGGTCTCGATGACATTGGACTACGCGCCAGGAAGAGAGTGGCAAGGGCGTGTCGACTACATCTACCCAATGCTCGATCAAGACAATCGAACTGCCAGAGTTCGTCTCAGGTTTGCTAATAAAAACGAGACGTTAAAACCGAACATGTTTGCTCAAGTCGCCATTCACGCAGATTCTGACAAAGATACCCTGATAGTGCCTCGGGAAGCGCTCATAAGAACAGGCTCGCAAGATCGAGTTGTTCTCGCTATGGGAGAAGGAAAATACAAATCTGTTGCAGTTCAAGTGGGCCGCATTGACTCGGAGCAAGCGGAGTTGATTGCCGGAGTTCAGCAAGGAGACTCCATCGTCTCTTCTTCACAGTTTTTGCTCGATTCTGAATCCAGCATTAGTTCAGATTTTTTACGGATGTCATCGGCTGATACTGCACTTGCGAAAACGGTTTGGGCTGAAGGTGTTGTGAAGTCGGTTAACCCTCTCGATAGAGAAGTAACGGTTGAACACGAGCCTGTTGATGCGTGGCAGTGGCCCGCTATGACAATGAAGTTCGGTGTTGCTGAGGTAGTAGACATTGAATTGCTGACGCCTGAGACACACCTGCATTTCGAAATCGCCGAAGCCAACAATGCATACAGCATTCAGGGCATTCACATTATTTCTTCGGGACCAGACCGCTCTTCGACTTCTGCGGGAGAGCATAGCGGCCACAAAGAAATGGATCATAGCCAGCATCAAACCATGGAACACAATGGCCACAAAGAAATGGATCATAGCCAGCACCAAACCATGAATCACAGTGACCACGAAGGCATGGATCATCGCCAGCATCAAACCATGAATCACAGTGACCACGAAGGCTTGGCTCATAGCCAGCACCAATCCATGAATCACAGTGACCACGAAGGCATGGATCGTAGCCAGCATCAAACCATGGAACACAGCGGGCATGAAGGCATGGATCATAGTCAGCATTCAGGTTCTGCTTCTAATTCCAACAAGGCTAAGAGTGGAGAACAGCAATGA
- a CDS encoding efflux RND transporter permease subunit has product MIASIIRWSIYNRFMVLLMTLILVVGGLWAIKQTPIDAIPDLSDVQVIIKTSYPGQAPQVVEEQVTYPLTTAMLSVPGAETVRGFSFFGDSYVYVIFDDDTDLYWARSRVLEYLSQVAPSLPSTAKPQLGPDATGVGWVYIYSLIDRSGQHDLSQLRSIQDWFLKYELQTVAGVSEVATVGGMVKQYQVKVDPDKLRAFGIPLSLIQTAIQRGNQEVGASVIENSEAEYMVRATGYIQSIDDLNNIPLGVSQQGTPLLLRDVADIQLGPQMRRGVAELNGEGETVGGVIVMRFGENAQKTIEAVKSRLEQLKPSLPQGVEIVPVYDRSGLIERAVDNLWHKLLEEFIVVALVCLIFLFHVRSSLVGIITIPVGILAAFVVMHLQGLNANIMSLGGIAIAIGAMVDGAIVMIENMHKHMEKEKVTDENRWQVVSKAAIEVGPSLFFSLLIITVSFLPVFTLEAQEGRMFSPLAFTKTYAMAASAALAITLVPVLMGYFIRGKIVAENKNPVNRILMALYMPLLNGVLKYPKSTIAVSILITAIGFWPVNKIGTEFIPPLDEGDLMYMPTTYAGVSIGKARELLQQTDKLIRTIPEVQNVFGKVGRADTATDPAPLTMVETFIQLKPKEEWREGVTTDVLKQELDSLVQFPGLTNAWVMPIKTRIDMLATGIKTPVGIKIAGPELNTIQTIGQQLEQILKDVPGTASAYSERVAGGRYIKVDIDRAQAARYGLNIADVQQVVATAIGGMNVTQTVEGLERYPVNLRYPQTYRDSPESIALLPIVTPSNQRIALSDVADVYIEDGPPGIKSENARLNGWTYVDLEDVDIGSYVEQASEIVASELALPPGYSITWSGQYEYMLRAKEKLSYVIPLTLAIIVVLLYLSHRRFSDVLIIMGTLPLALIGGIWLIYWQGFNFSVAVGVGFIALAGVAVETSVLMLLYLRHAFDDWLDECQQAEKPITLSGLKDAMIEGAALRLRPKVMTAATIIVGLLPIMYGTGTGSEVMQRIAAPMVGGMVSSILLTLLLVPAVYYLWCKQTIKPYLKGK; this is encoded by the coding sequence ATGATTGCTTCCATTATCCGATGGTCGATTTACAACCGGTTCATGGTACTGCTCATGACGCTGATATTAGTGGTGGGAGGACTGTGGGCAATCAAGCAAACACCGATCGACGCGATTCCTGATCTCTCTGATGTTCAGGTCATCATTAAAACGTCATACCCAGGCCAAGCACCGCAGGTTGTTGAAGAGCAAGTTACCTACCCATTGACAACCGCCATGCTGTCGGTGCCTGGTGCTGAAACTGTGAGAGGCTTTTCGTTCTTTGGGGACTCATATGTATACGTGATCTTTGACGATGATACCGATTTGTATTGGGCCAGAAGTAGAGTTTTAGAATACTTGAGTCAAGTTGCTCCGAGCTTACCAAGTACCGCTAAGCCGCAACTTGGTCCTGATGCAACAGGTGTGGGCTGGGTTTACATCTACTCGCTAATAGACCGCTCCGGTCAACATGATTTATCACAACTTCGCTCCATCCAAGACTGGTTTCTAAAGTATGAGCTACAGACTGTTGCTGGGGTCTCTGAAGTAGCAACTGTCGGCGGCATGGTTAAGCAGTACCAAGTCAAAGTTGACCCCGATAAGCTCCGTGCCTTTGGTATTCCCCTTAGCCTGATTCAAACCGCTATTCAACGAGGAAACCAGGAGGTTGGCGCGTCGGTTATCGAGAATTCAGAAGCTGAGTATATGGTTCGGGCGACCGGATATATTCAAAGCATTGACGACTTAAACAACATTCCGTTGGGCGTTAGTCAGCAAGGCACTCCACTGCTTTTAAGAGATGTTGCAGATATTCAATTAGGGCCACAAATGCGACGAGGGGTTGCTGAGCTGAATGGCGAAGGTGAAACGGTCGGTGGTGTCATTGTAATGCGCTTTGGCGAGAATGCACAAAAAACAATTGAGGCCGTTAAAAGTCGTTTAGAGCAACTCAAACCCAGCCTCCCCCAAGGTGTAGAGATAGTGCCTGTTTATGATCGATCTGGGTTAATAGAGCGAGCGGTGGACAACCTTTGGCACAAGCTACTGGAAGAATTCATTGTTGTCGCATTGGTTTGCCTGATCTTTCTCTTTCATGTGCGCTCGTCATTGGTGGGCATTATTACTATCCCAGTGGGCATATTAGCCGCTTTTGTTGTGATGCATTTACAGGGCTTGAACGCCAACATCATGTCGTTAGGAGGCATTGCAATTGCAATTGGCGCAATGGTCGATGGCGCGATCGTGATGATTGAAAACATGCACAAACACATGGAAAAAGAGAAGGTGACAGATGAGAACCGTTGGCAAGTTGTCTCCAAGGCTGCAATTGAAGTTGGCCCGTCACTGTTCTTTTCGCTATTGATTATTACCGTTAGCTTCCTTCCGGTATTTACTCTTGAAGCGCAAGAGGGGCGGATGTTTTCTCCATTGGCCTTTACAAAAACTTACGCAATGGCAGCTTCTGCTGCTCTGGCCATTACCTTGGTTCCGGTACTGATGGGCTATTTCATTCGCGGCAAAATTGTTGCTGAGAACAAAAACCCAGTTAACCGTATCCTGATGGCTTTGTATATGCCGCTTTTAAACGGCGTACTGAAATACCCCAAATCGACCATCGCAGTTTCGATTTTGATCACCGCTATAGGCTTTTGGCCGGTCAATAAAATTGGCACGGAATTCATTCCTCCTCTGGATGAAGGCGATCTAATGTACATGCCAACCACTTACGCGGGGGTCTCGATTGGCAAAGCAAGAGAGCTGCTACAGCAAACCGATAAACTGATTCGAACTATTCCCGAAGTGCAGAATGTCTTTGGTAAGGTTGGTCGTGCTGATACTGCTACAGATCCTGCTCCTTTGACGATGGTTGAAACCTTTATTCAGTTGAAACCGAAAGAAGAGTGGCGAGAAGGAGTAACAACCGATGTTCTTAAACAAGAGCTCGATAGCTTAGTTCAGTTCCCTGGGTTAACAAATGCGTGGGTCATGCCCATCAAAACTCGCATCGATATGTTAGCGACAGGCATCAAGACACCCGTTGGCATTAAAATCGCGGGACCGGAACTAAATACAATCCAAACCATTGGCCAACAGTTAGAACAAATACTTAAAGATGTGCCTGGCACTGCATCTGCTTATTCCGAGCGGGTCGCGGGAGGGCGCTATATCAAAGTTGATATTGATAGGGCGCAGGCTGCTCGCTATGGATTAAACATTGCTGATGTGCAACAAGTCGTAGCGACAGCAATCGGCGGGATGAACGTGACTCAAACCGTTGAAGGACTTGAGCGCTACCCGGTCAATTTGCGCTACCCCCAAACCTATCGTGATTCACCCGAAAGCATTGCTCTGCTGCCGATCGTAACCCCGTCTAATCAACGGATCGCTCTGAGTGATGTTGCCGATGTTTATATCGAAGATGGTCCTCCAGGAATCAAAAGTGAAAATGCCCGACTGAATGGCTGGACCTACGTTGACTTGGAAGATGTAGATATTGGTAGCTATGTCGAGCAGGCAAGTGAAATCGTTGCTTCAGAGCTTGCTTTGCCTCCGGGCTACTCGATTACTTGGTCCGGCCAATATGAGTACATGCTTCGGGCTAAAGAGAAGCTCTCCTATGTGATTCCATTAACACTGGCGATCATTGTGGTACTGCTTTATTTGAGCCACCGTCGGTTTAGTGACGTGCTGATCATCATGGGGACGCTTCCGTTGGCTTTGATTGGCGGGATCTGGTTGATTTATTGGCAAGGCTTTAATTTTTCGGTTGCCGTTGGCGTTGGGTTCATTGCTTTGGCTGGGGTTGCTGTGGAAACGAGTGTGCTAATGCTTCTCTACCTTCGGCACGCTTTTGATGACTGGCTCGATGAATGTCAGCAAGCAGAAAAACCAATTACCTTGAGCGGACTGAAGGATGCAATGATCGAAGGCGCGGCATTACGTTTACGCCCCAAAGTAATGACTGCAGCCACTATTATCGTCGGCCTATTACCCATCATGTACGGAACAGGAACTGGTTCCGAAGTCATGCAACGCATTGCTGCCCCAATGGTTGGCGGCATGGTCTCTTCCATCTTACTTACGCTATTGCTTGTGCCTGCTGTGTATTACCTGTGGTGCAAACAGACAATCAAACCTTATTTGAAAGGAAAATAA
- a CDS encoding DUF411 domain-containing protein, producing MKKLALVASILLSIGAATASETIEVYKSEYCGCCQKWVDYMQQQGFELNVVIQNNLSKLKEQAGVTPAAASCHTAFVGGYFIEGHVPAKDVQRLLDERPNIKGIAVPGMPMGSPGMEGNRKDAYSVIAVHHDGQTSQFSHYH from the coding sequence ATGAAAAAGTTAGCTTTAGTAGCAAGTATCTTGCTCAGTATCGGGGCTGCCACTGCATCTGAGACGATTGAAGTGTACAAGTCTGAATATTGCGGCTGCTGTCAGAAGTGGGTGGACTACATGCAACAGCAAGGGTTTGAGTTGAATGTTGTTATTCAAAACAATCTCAGCAAGTTAAAGGAGCAAGCCGGAGTGACACCAGCGGCAGCTTCTTGCCATACCGCTTTTGTTGGTGGTTATTTTATTGAAGGTCACGTTCCCGCTAAAGATGTTCAGCGATTGTTGGATGAGCGCCCAAATATTAAAGGCATCGCAGTGCCCGGCATGCCGATGGGCTCACCTGGAATGGAAGGGAATCGTAAAGATGCTTACAGCGTGATTGCTGTTCATCACGATGGACAAACTTCGCAATTTAGTCATTACCACTGA
- a CDS encoding PepSY domain-containing protein: MIRVIRAIHKWLMVVVGAQFLLWAISGLYMVLMNIHYVHGEFLSVDSREEIKGVEVTYSFDSLVRDNPEAINVELTMSSGHPIYRFVTPQGHGAAVDANTGERIPPVEEYQARQIAKYSYAGNDEISHVKLISDASLKPSEISARHLPVWQVTFDHYSAPTFYVSEYTGEIVTKRHSPWRIFDWMWRLHIMDYTEGENVSNLLFILSATTALAAALTGIILLVLRLRSSFAKEGL; the protein is encoded by the coding sequence ATGATTAGAGTCATAAGAGCAATCCACAAGTGGTTGATGGTAGTCGTGGGAGCGCAGTTTCTGTTGTGGGCCATCAGTGGCTTATACATGGTGCTGATGAATATTCACTATGTTCATGGTGAATTTCTTTCAGTTGATTCTAGAGAAGAGATAAAGGGCGTGGAGGTAACTTACTCATTTGATTCATTAGTTAGAGACAACCCAGAAGCTATCAATGTCGAGCTAACAATGAGTTCAGGGCATCCTATCTATCGATTTGTAACCCCCCAAGGTCACGGAGCTGCGGTGGATGCAAATACTGGTGAAAGAATTCCTCCAGTTGAAGAATATCAAGCAAGGCAGATTGCGAAATACAGTTACGCAGGTAATGACGAAATCAGTCACGTAAAACTCATATCAGATGCGTCTCTTAAGCCTTCAGAAATATCTGCTAGACACCTTCCTGTGTGGCAAGTGACATTTGATCACTATTCGGCTCCGACTTTTTATGTCAGTGAATATACTGGCGAGATTGTGACTAAACGTCATAGCCCATGGAGAATTTTTGATTGGATGTGGCGGCTTCACATTATGGACTATACCGAAGGAGAAAATGTTTCAAATTTGTTGTTCATCTTAAGCGCAACTACGGCCTTAGCAGCAGCATTGACTGGCATCATATTATTGGTATTGCGGTTGCGATCCTCCTTCGCCAAGGAGGGTTTATGA
- a CDS encoding 2Fe-2S iron-sulfur cluster-binding protein: protein MSLLGFTKSIHKWVSVAVGLQVIVWIGTGGYFALVDHHVAGGNASKTSVNHQGVKTKPLIPWMNLTEQSAESVKLLWILEQPYYQVIHTKPEHRYQKHYVQLFDAYSGELFVLTEPFVKKIANRSYTGTANVIAVSLVKPPVRELPREENAVWKVSFDDPSHTNVYIDKNSGRVISHIDDDRRLRDLMFRLHFMDYGNSGSFNHWLIVSAAGLTLALSVTGGVWLIFLFKSGLLRVPLAKSRKHLSVRHLPSGTTSDLALPKADTILNGLVEAGVFLQSRCGGGGTCGTCKFKSSKNLPQTTADQDLLSPEQLNRGYRLACQHFVSGIEQIEIDAPQEVQTYELTTVETKFITPFIKEIKFTAAGGKRIPYRAGAYMSFIIPGGTNFIRPKDLPQHYERYWQQVPSGTFTHQGGVRHYSLATYDSLDNKLIFNVRWQLHESAAGLGSSYLGALNVGDKVIASGPFSDFFASENEVVRRVLIGAGSGLAPLRAIIWEQVELGSDRHETWLIQGARNEDELAYSEEFETLSEEMGNFFYLPTLSSPSCNWKGKQGYVQQVILGQIKHWLNGEVTEFYLCGPSKMMIEVENILINSGVPSELIFKDDFSSGR from the coding sequence ATGAGCCTCCTTGGCTTCACTAAATCGATACATAAATGGGTTTCTGTCGCCGTAGGGCTCCAAGTAATTGTTTGGATAGGAACGGGAGGCTACTTTGCTCTAGTCGATCATCATGTAGCGGGAGGAAATGCCAGTAAAACCTCGGTTAACCACCAAGGAGTTAAAACAAAGCCACTTATACCGTGGATGAACTTAACTGAGCAAAGTGCTGAGAGCGTAAAACTACTGTGGATATTGGAGCAGCCTTACTATCAGGTTATACATACGAAACCCGAACACCGTTACCAGAAGCATTATGTGCAACTCTTCGATGCCTATTCTGGAGAGCTTTTTGTTCTAACAGAACCTTTTGTAAAAAAGATAGCAAATCGTTCCTACACCGGAACTGCAAATGTTATTGCTGTGTCTTTGGTAAAGCCCCCTGTTCGCGAGTTGCCGAGAGAAGAAAATGCTGTTTGGAAGGTATCATTCGATGATCCCAGTCACACCAATGTTTACATTGACAAAAATTCTGGACGAGTCATCAGCCATATTGACGATGATCGGCGCTTGCGTGATCTTATGTTTAGGCTGCACTTCATGGATTATGGAAATTCAGGAAGTTTCAATCATTGGCTCATAGTTTCGGCTGCTGGATTGACTTTAGCTCTATCGGTTACAGGGGGCGTCTGGCTCATCTTTTTATTTAAAAGCGGACTGCTAAGAGTCCCTCTTGCTAAAAGTAGAAAGCACTTATCTGTTCGGCATTTACCTTCAGGTACGACTTCAGATTTAGCCTTACCCAAAGCAGATACGATTTTGAACGGGTTGGTGGAAGCAGGAGTATTTCTTCAATCTCGTTGCGGCGGAGGGGGAACATGCGGGACGTGCAAGTTTAAGTCGAGTAAAAACCTTCCCCAAACAACGGCAGATCAAGATCTCCTCTCGCCAGAGCAACTAAATCGAGGATACAGGCTTGCATGCCAACATTTTGTTTCGGGCATAGAACAGATAGAAATTGATGCCCCTCAAGAGGTTCAGACCTATGAGTTAACAACGGTGGAGACCAAGTTTATTACACCATTTATAAAGGAGATAAAATTTACCGCCGCTGGAGGAAAGAGAATTCCATACCGCGCTGGGGCGTATATGAGCTTTATCATTCCTGGCGGTACAAATTTCATCAGACCTAAGGATTTGCCTCAACACTATGAGAGATATTGGCAACAGGTTCCTAGTGGTACATTCACTCATCAAGGAGGTGTTCGGCATTATTCGTTGGCAACCTATGACTCGCTCGATAACAAGCTGATATTCAATGTTAGGTGGCAACTTCATGAGTCAGCAGCAGGCTTGGGTTCCAGCTATTTGGGAGCTCTCAATGTCGGGGATAAAGTTATCGCAAGCGGTCCATTTTCTGATTTTTTTGCGTCTGAGAATGAAGTGGTTCGAAGAGTTTTAATTGGAGCGGGATCGGGATTGGCACCATTGAGAGCAATAATTTGGGAGCAGGTTGAGCTCGGTTCTGATCGTCATGAAACCTGGCTCATTCAAGGCGCAAGAAATGAAGATGAACTTGCTTACAGTGAAGAGTTCGAGACATTATCGGAAGAGATGGGTAACTTTTTTTATCTACCCACTCTGTCAAGTCCTTCCTGTAATTGGAAAGGAAAGCAAGGTTACGTTCAGCAGGTCATATTAGGGCAAATCAAACATTGGCTAAATGGGGAGGTTACTGAATTTTATTTATGTGGCCCAAGTAAGATGATGATTGAGGTTGAGAATATCCTCATCAACAGTGGCGTTCCCTCTGAGCTAATATTTAAAGATGACTTCAGTTCGGGTCGATAA
- a CDS encoding EF-hand domain-containing protein gives MNRLALAIIVGMLAISIAPQVDSRGFGGRQQQPEFINVDTNNDGLISKDEFETFHSDRQLRRVGQAKLQRNAADSSKLFEQYDLDQDGFISAEEFLARPPCRRST, from the coding sequence ATGAACAGGTTAGCCCTTGCAATAATCGTAGGTATGCTCGCTATTTCTATTGCCCCGCAAGTCGATAGCCGAGGTTTCGGTGGTAGGCAGCAACAACCTGAATTTATCAACGTTGATACAAATAACGATGGCTTGATTTCCAAAGATGAGTTCGAAACCTTTCACTCAGATCGTCAATTAAGGCGGGTTGGTCAAGCAAAGTTACAAAGAAATGCAGCCGACTCTTCAAAATTGTTCGAGCAATACGATTTAGACCAAGATGGGTTCATCAGTGCAGAAGAGTTTCTAGCTCGGCCACCCTGTAGACGCTCGACTTAG
- a CDS encoding DUF4405 domain-containing protein, translating to MNLNRLRPYTAVILAFSFTVLMVTGLILFVAPHGPGSSQWAWIGLTKHQYKDIHLYLGFLSIALVLFHVILNKKPLTKYLVGKNENWGNPVLWAIAVIVAVVSFVVFG from the coding sequence ATGAATTTGAATCGTTTAAGGCCATATACGGCGGTTATTTTGGCTTTCTCGTTTACTGTTCTGATGGTGACTGGGCTGATCCTATTTGTTGCTCCTCATGGCCCCGGCTCAAGTCAGTGGGCTTGGATTGGTTTGACGAAGCATCAATACAAAGATATCCATTTGTATTTGGGGTTCCTAAGCATTGCCTTGGTTCTGTTTCACGTTATTCTTAACAAGAAGCCGTTGACCAAATACCTAGTCGGAAAAAACGAGAATTGGGGAAACCCAGTACTATGGGCAATAGCGGTCATTGTCGCAGTGGTCTCGTTTGTTGTGTTTGGTTGA